The Pogona vitticeps strain Pit_001003342236 chromosome 3, PviZW2.1, whole genome shotgun sequence genome includes a window with the following:
- the OAT gene encoding ornithine aminotransferase, mitochondrial, protein MFSKLACPLTLLRRGVHASVSSATSVATKKTVQGPPSSEYIFERESKYGAHNYHPLPVALEKGKGVYVWDVEGKKYFDFLSAYSAVNQGHCHPKIVAALKSQCDKLTLTSRAFYNDVLGEYEEYITKMFKYNKVLPMNTGVEAGETACKLARKWAYTVKGIPKYKAKIIFAAGNFWGRTLSAISSSTDPSSYDGFGPFMPGFEVIPYNDLPALERALQDPNVAAFMVEPIQGEAGVIVPHEGYLTGVRELCTKHNVLFIADEIQTGLARTGQMLAVDHEHVRPDIILLGKALSGGVYPVSAVLCDDEIMLSIKPGEHGSTYGGNPLACRVAMAALEVIEEEELVKNAEVMGNLLRNELMKTPSDIVTCVRGKGLLNAIVIRETKDYNAWKVCLRLRDNGLLAKPTHGDTIRLAPPLVIKEDEIRECIDIIHKTMLSF, encoded by the exons ATGTTTTCCAAACTGGCTTGTCCACTTACTCTTCTCCGTCGGGGTGTTCATGCTTCAGTGAGCTCAGCAACCTCAGTTGCAACTAAGAAAACGGTCCAAGGCCCACCGTCATCTGAATACATATTTGAACGTGAATCTAAATATGGTGCACATAACTACCATCCACTCCCTGTTGCACTTGAAAAAGGAAAAG GTGTTTATGTGTGGGATGTAGAAggcaaaaaatattttgacttCCTCAGTGCTTACAGTGCTGTCAATCAAGGACATTGTCACCCAAAGATTGTAGCTGCTCTGAAATCCCAGTGTGACAAACTGACTCTTACCTCCAGAGCATTTTATAATGACGTGCTTGGTGAATATGAAGAATATATCACTAAAATGTTTAAATACAACAAAGTGCTCCCTATGAATACAG GTGTCGAGGCTGGAGAAACAGCATGTAAACTGGCTCGCAAATGGGCATATACAGTGAAAGGAATCCCGAAGTACAAGGCAAAGATTATCTTTGCAG cTGGCAACTTCTGGGGAAGAACACTGTCTGCTATCTCAAGTTCAACAGACCCTTCCAGCTATGATGGTTTTGGACCATTTATGCCAGGGTTTGAAGTCATTCCATACAATGACTTGCCTGCTCTTGAG CGGGCACTTCAAGATCCAAATGTAGCCGCTTTCATGGTTGAGCCCATTCAGGGCGAAGCCGGTGTGATTGTTCCTCATGAAGGTTACTTAACGGGTGTACGAGAACTCTGCACAAAGCACAAT gttcTCTTTATCGCTGATGAAATCCAGACTGGGTTAGCTAGGACTGGGCAAATGCTGGCTGTTGATCATGAACATGTTAGACCAGATATCATCCTGCTTGGAAAGGCCCTTTCTGGAGGTGTCTACCCT GTTTCAGCAGTACTGTGTGATGATGAAATTATGCTCTCCATAAAACCTGGAGAACATGGTTCTACATATGGAGGAAACCCACTGGCCTGTCGGGTAGCCATGGCAGCACTTGAG GTaattgaagaagaagaattggTGAAAAATGCAGAAGTTATGGGTAATTTATTGAGGAATGAGCTTATGAAGACACCCTCAGATATTGTGACTTGTGTCAGAGGGAAAGGATTGTTAAATGCCATTGTCATTCGAGAAACCAAAG attaCAATGCGTGGAAAGTGTGTCTGCGACTCCGTGATAATGGACTCCTGGCCAAGCCTACTCACGGTGATACCATTCGGTTGGCTCCCCCACTAGTAATCAAGGAGGATGAAATCAGAGAGTGCATTGATATTATCCACAAAACCATGTTATCTTTTTGA